The Alphaproteobacteria bacterium genome has a segment encoding these proteins:
- a CDS encoding tripartite tricarboxylate transporter substrate binding protein, whose translation MRSVPSSPFLTRRRALMAGTASLLAAPALAQGTYPSKQIRIIVAFAPGGATDILGRIVADHLSKAWNTQVIVDNKTGAGGNLGSDLVAKAAPDGYTLLLGTVGSAVTNQFLYKNMPFDTATAFTNIALVGEVANVLVVHPDVPARTVQEYIAMVKAKPGQMNYGSPAIGGTGHLAMEYLQALTGMKLEHIVYRGSSLVLQDLLAGNIPATMDNLPAYIPHTRTGKLRALGVSTAKRWFALPDVPTIAEQGVPGYDAAPWWYVSGPAGMPAEIVKKLSDEIVKAVGSPEVEKRIKDAGCAPIIGDSAALTRHIASETVKWKKVADAAGLKPQ comes from the coding sequence ATGCGTAGTGTACCATCGAGTCCGTTTCTGACCCGCCGCCGCGCGCTGATGGCCGGCACCGCGAGCCTGCTCGCCGCGCCGGCGCTGGCCCAGGGCACCTACCCGAGCAAGCAGATCCGCATCATCGTCGCCTTCGCGCCCGGCGGCGCCACCGACATCCTCGGCCGCATCGTGGCCGACCATCTGTCGAAGGCGTGGAACACGCAGGTCATCGTCGACAACAAGACCGGCGCCGGCGGCAATCTCGGTTCCGACCTCGTCGCCAAGGCGGCGCCCGACGGCTACACGCTGCTGCTCGGCACGGTGGGCTCGGCGGTCACCAACCAGTTCCTCTACAAGAACATGCCGTTCGACACGGCGACCGCCTTCACCAACATCGCGCTGGTCGGCGAGGTCGCCAACGTGCTGGTGGTGCATCCCGACGTGCCGGCCAGGACGGTGCAGGAATACATCGCCATGGTGAAGGCCAAGCCCGGCCAGATGAACTACGGCTCGCCGGCGATCGGCGGCACCGGGCACCTGGCGATGGAGTACCTGCAGGCGCTGACCGGCATGAAGCTCGAGCACATCGTCTATCGCGGCAGCTCGCTGGTGCTGCAGGACCTGCTGGCCGGCAACATCCCCGCCACCATGGACAACCTGCCGGCCTACATCCCGCACACCAGGACCGGCAAGCTGCGCGCGCTGGGCGTATCGACGGCCAAGCGCTGGTTCGCGCTGCCCGACGTGCCGACCATCGCCGAGCAGGGTGTGCCGGGCTACGACGCGGCGCCGTGGTGGTACGTCTCGGGACCGGCCGGCATGCCGGCGGAGATCGTCAAGAAGCTCAGCGACGAGATCGTCAAGGCGGTCGGCTCGCCCGAGGTCGAGAAGCGCATCAAGGACGCCGGCTGCGCGCCGATCATCGGCGACAGCGCGGCGCTGACCAGGCACATCGCCAGCGAGACCGTGAAGTGGAAGAAGGTCGCCGACGCCGCGGGGCTGAAGCCGCAGTAA